ACATGCTCGTGGACGTGGCGCGCGTGGTGAAGGAAGACGACAGCGGCACCGAGGAGCCGACCGGCGACGAAGCCGCCGCGCCTGCCGGTGACGACACGGACGAGGGCTGATGAACACCGTCCACGCGCCCTCTGTCACCCTCGAGGACATCCGCGCCGCTGCCAAGACGATCGCGGGCGTCACGGCGCGCACGCCGCTGGTCGAGATGCCGGCGCTCACCAAGCTCACCGGACATTCGGTGGCGCTGAAGTGCGAGCAGATGCAACCGATCGGGGCCTTCAAGGTGCGCGGCGCCTACAACGCCATTCAGCGCATGCCGAAAGAGGCGCGGGCCCGCGGGGTGATCACCTACTCGAGCGGCAACCACGGGCTGGCCGTGTCGTGGGCCGCGTCGCAGGTGGGGGTCCGTGCCGTCATCGTGATGCCAGACACCGCTCCCCAGGTCAAGGTGGACGGGGTGCGCAAGCTCGGTGGCGAGGTGGTGTTTGTAGGCCCCAGGTCGCTCGATCGCAAGGTGAAGGCGGAGGAAATCTGCGCCGCCGAGGGGCTGGCCATGCTGCCGCCCTTCGATCACCCGGATGTCATTGCAGGGCAGGGCACCTGCGGCGTGGAGATCCTCGAGGCGTGGCCGCATGTGGAGACCATCCTGGTGCCGGTGGGTGGCGGCGGGTTGCTGGCCGGCATCTGCGTGGCCGTGGCCGGCATGCACCCCGAGGTGAAGGTGGTGGCGGTCGAGCCGGAGGGCGCGGCCAAGCTGACCGCCGCGATGGAGGCCGGTGGCCCCTCCACGCTGGAGCGCGCCACCAGCATGGCCGACGGGTTGCTCACCCTTTCGGTGGGCTCGATGACCTATCCGCTCATCGCACCGGTCATTCACGAGGTGGTGACCGTGTCCGACGAGGAAATTGCCGCGGCCGTGCGCCTGCTCCATCATGAGGCGGGGTTGCGCGTGGAGCCGTCCGGGGCCGTCACAACCGCGGCGCTCCTCGCCCGGAAGGTGCGGCCGCATGGTCCGGCGGTGGCGGTGGTGAGCGGCGGCAATATGGACGAGGACTTCTTCGACCGACTGGTGAACTGAATGAGCCTGGCCCCGAAGATCATCGTCGCGGACGACGATCAGGCCCTGACCCGCACGCTGTCCTGGATTCTCAAGGACAACGGGTATGAGGTCACGACCGTGCCGGGCGGCGAAAATCTCTTCGATCACCTGCTCGCCGAGCAGTTCGACCTGCTCCTCCTCGACATCATGATGCCCAAGGTGGACGGGCTGCAACTCCTCGAGAAGGTCAAGACCGACTATCGGTTCAAGGACCTCCCCGTCCTGATGATCTCCTCGATGCCTCCCGAAGAGGCGACGGTGCGCGCCCTCGGCCTCGGCGCCGCCGACTTCATTTCCAAGCCCTTCCGGGTGCGCGAGCTGCTGGCGCGGGTCAAGGCGCACCTCCGGACCGGCCGCGAGCTCAACCAGGCCCGTGCCGAGGCGCGTTCCCGCACGGAAATGGTGGACATCCTGCAGGAGGTGACCGCTACCCTGAAGCCGGACGAGATCTACCAGATTCTCGTGCGACGGGTGGCACGCGGCCTTCGGATCTCGAAGTGCTCCATCCTGATCGGCTCGCCCGAGGACGAAGCGGGCACGGTCGTGGCGGCGTATGAAAACCCGATGCTGCGCAACCTGCGCGTCGACCTCCGGCGTTATCCCGAAATCCAGCAGGCGCTGAAGACCGGCGAGGTCGTCCTCGTGCAGGATGTGCTGACCGATCCCCTCTATTCGGCGGTCCGGGCTGAGTGGGAAGCGGAAGGGGTTGCCGTGCCGACCCGCTCCGCCCTGGCCCTGCCGTTCCAGCTGAAGGGCCAGCAGGTGGGAGTCTTCTTCCTCCGGACCACCGCCGAGGATGCGCCGCTCAACCAGCAGGATGTCCAGTTTGCGGACCAGGTCATCAAGGCCGCCGTGGCCGCGCTCGAGAAGGCCTACGACCTCGAGACCGCCATGGACGGCCAGGAACACATGCGGCACCTGGCGGAGACCGATCCGCTG
The Gemmatimonadales bacterium DNA segment above includes these coding regions:
- a CDS encoding threonine/serine dehydratase; the protein is MNTVHAPSVTLEDIRAAAKTIAGVTARTPLVEMPALTKLTGHSVALKCEQMQPIGAFKVRGAYNAIQRMPKEARARGVITYSSGNHGLAVSWAASQVGVRAVIVMPDTAPQVKVDGVRKLGGEVVFVGPRSLDRKVKAEEICAAEGLAMLPPFDHPDVIAGQGTCGVEILEAWPHVETILVPVGGGGLLAGICVAVAGMHPEVKVVAVEPEGAAKLTAAMEAGGPSTLERATSMADGLLTLSVGSMTYPLIAPVIHEVVTVSDEEIAAAVRLLHHEAGLRVEPSGAVTTAALLARKVRPHGPAVAVVSGGNMDEDFFDRLVN
- a CDS encoding diguanylate cyclase; its protein translation is MSLAPKIIVADDDQALTRTLSWILKDNGYEVTTVPGGENLFDHLLAEQFDLLLLDIMMPKVDGLQLLEKVKTDYRFKDLPVLMISSMPPEEATVRALGLGAADFISKPFRVRELLARVKAHLRTGRELNQARAEARSRTEMVDILQEVTATLKPDEIYQILVRRVARGLRISKCSILIGSPEDEAGTVVAAYENPMLRNLRVDLRRYPEIQQALKTGEVVLVQDVLTDPLYSAVRAEWEAEGVAVPTRSALALPFQLKGQQVGVFFLRTTAEDAPLNQQDVQFADQVIKAAVAALEKAYDLETAMDGQEHMRHLAETDPLTDTYNRRALSEKLVQEMERAERYGTVLTCLMVDIDEFKKINDEHGHLTGDRVLRSLANLLKREQRAVDVLARYGGEEFTLLLPETGPTGARIFAERIIRRVAAHDFGEPGRPVHVTISIGVATYPDERISDPESFLKLADANMYKAKADGRNRFRD